ACGCTGGATGCGATGAGGTCATCACATTTTATTCCTTATGAAACGTGGGAAGTACAGCCGTATAACTTAATAGGAAGATTGTAAAGAAAAGAGTAGCCGATTTGAGATACAGTCAAATCACTACTCTTTTTTGTATACTGTTTAAGAAAAAGGTCAAAATAATAGTAGTGTTAGTATTGATTTTAAGAACATTTGTTCTGTATAATGTATGATATATTATATACATTTAGATTACTAGATGCTTAAAAGTATATATATTTGTAGATGATATAATGAAAATAGAGCACTTTAATAGAGAAAGTATAATAGCCTTAAGGTGTAACCTGTTATGGGTTTAACATAATCTATATTCAATATTTCAGATGAATAGTAGATAAAAAAGGACTGTGATACAATACTTTTTTATCCCACTATTTGTCGGCTAGCCAGATTGTTGTGGTCTGATTAAAGTTTCAATTTATACCTTACAATGATGTAAGGTACGTGTAAGAGAAATCGATGGGATATTTTTTTACAACAAGGTATTCTTAAAGTAAGAGTTATACGCTATGTGGAAAAGAGGTGTTTAAGATGAAAGAACGAGTATTATCTAGGGTGAACTATCATCAAAAAGTTGCATTAAATCCAATGACTAAGTTTTTTTATAAAGCCATTATTTTATTATTATTGTTAAGTTTTACGTTATTATTCATTGGAAATGTAATGATCGAGCAAAGTGATATTAGTAAATTACATGTACCGGCTAAGTTAGAGGTGCCAGAATCATTAACACATGCATTTATTGCGACAGAAGATAAAAGGTTTTATCATCATAACGGTTTAGATTATATAGCGATTATTAGGGCGTCTGTTGAGAATATAAAAGCTGGTGGTGTTGTGCAAGGCGGTAGCACAATTACACAACAGTTATCAAAAAATGCTTTTTTAACGAATGAACGTACATTTTCTCGTAAGTGGAAAGAAATTTTTTATACGAAAAAAATTGAACGTACATTTACAAAGGATGAAATTTTAAAATTATATGTAAGTAATATTTATTACGGAGAAGGGGCATGGGGAATTGAAAAAGCAGCAAACCTTTACTTCGGTAAAAAGGTGAGCCAATTAACGTTGGCTGAAAGTGCAATGATGGCTGCTGTAGTAAAGGCACCTGCTTATTACTCACCTGCACAAAATTACGATAAAGCAGTTGAGAGACGAAACGTCGTTTTGAGATTAATGGAGAAAGAAGGCTATATCAATCATGATGAGTATATGCAAGCAGTTAGTGAGAAATTAGTCATTCGTCATGATATAAAAACAGAGCGGTCGATGTTAAATCATGCGCGCGAAAAAGCAGTGAGCTAAGGGAAGTTCCTACATAGGAGCTTCTTTTTTTGAATAAATTGTGACAAATTGTGACACAATATCGTCACAATTGTTGTATTTTTGTAATTTATGTGAGCGTGTTCATTGCGTGACGTATGTAAGTATTGATATTATGTGTATTGTGTACAATGCTGTATATAGAATATGAATTTAAAGAGGAATGTATATGAAATCATCGAACAAACTCATGGCTCTTGGTATAGTTTTTTCCATTGCAGTATTGATTGTAATTGGGACGATTGTGTATAGCATCATAAATGACAAAAAAGATAAAGGGAATGAGATGTTTGCTTATTCCACACAACAATCTTTAGGGAAAGATGATGCACCAGTTAAGGTAGTTGAATTTGGAGACTTCAAATGTCCTGCTTGTCGTACTTGGGATGTAACGGTATTACCACGATTAAAAGAAGAGTATATCGATAAAGGTAAAGTGCAGTTATATTTTATTAACTTCCCATTTATCGGAAAAGACTCTGATTTAGGTGCAGCAGCTGGTGAAGCAATTTATAAACAAGATCAAGATTCATTCTGGATTTTCTATGATGAGATTTATCAGAGTCAAAAGAAAGACACGGAAGAATGGATTACAGAAGAATTGCTTCTTAACATTGTGAAAGAAAAACTTCCGAAAATTGATGTAGAACAATTTAAGAAGGATTTACACAGTAAAGAAATAAAAGAAAAAGTACGTAAAGATTCAGATCGTGCTCAAAAATTAAAAGTTCAAGGTGCTCCTTCAGTATATGTGAATGGAAATCTTGCAAATCCTGATTTTGATAGCTTGAAGAAAGCAATTGATAAAGAATTGAAAAAGTGATGAGTCCTCTCATCACTTTTTCGACTTTTTTCGATAAAATTCTTGCTTCCGCTTTTTTACATGCTATACTACTTTACATAAGTTATTCTAATATCTTATATGTATTTCATATTTGCGGGTGTAGTTTAGTGGTAAAACAAGAGCCTTCCAAGCTCTGGTCGAGAGTTCGATTCTCTTCACCCGCTCCAAATTTTATTAAATGTTTTTCTATAAATTGTGATCAACGCAGTGTTTCGTTTCCGAGATAAACGAGGCATTGCGTTTTTTAATGTTTGAAAAGTGTGATTGTATGCGAGAATAGAAGTAAAGAAGAGTATTCCAAAAGTGAATTGATAACCAATAGATCGTTACATAAGGGATGGATTCATCTGAGGAGGCGATTAGGAATGGATTTTGAACAATTAAAGCAAGATGTCATTGCGTATAGTAAAACAATTGGTATAGATAAAATAGGCTTTGCTAGTGCGTCACCATTTGAGGAATTAAAGCAGCGTTTAATCCAGCAGCAACAATTAAATTATCAATCTGGATTTGAAGAGCCTGATATAGAAAAGAGAACGAACCCACAGCTACTATTATCTGGTGCGAAATCAATTATTGCGATTGCATTAGCGTATCCTTCAAAATTAAAAAATGCACCATTAAGTAAGCGCGGAGAACGTCGCGGGATTTTTTGTCGTGCTTCTTGGGGACAAGATTATCATCTTGTTTTAAGAGATCGTTTGCAAAAATTAGAAGCATATTTAATCGAAAAACTTCCAGATATAGAAGTTAAGTCCATGGTTGATACAGGTGAATTAAGTGATCGAGCTGTTTCGGAGCGCGCCGGTATTGGATGGAGCGGTAAGAATTGCTCTATTATTACACCAGAATTTGGTTCGTATGTATATTTAGGAGAAATGATTACAAACGTTCCATTCCCACCAGACCAGCCGATAGAAGATCAATGCGGAAGCTGTACAAAATGTATTGATATTTGTCCTACAGGTGCTTTAATACAAGGAGGACAGTTAGATTCGAAGAAATGTATTGCATTTTTAACACAGACAAAAGGATTCCTACCGGAAGAATATCGCGACAAAATAGGAAATCGTATTTATGGATGTGATACTTGTCAGACAGTTTGTCCGAAAAATAAAGGAATGGATTTTCATAATCATCCTGAGATGGAACCAGATCCTGAGTTAGTTAAGCCGTTATTAACACCGCTCTTAACAATTAGTAATCGTGATTTTAAAGAGAAATATGGAATTATGTCTGGTTCATGGAGAGGTAAAAAACCGCTGCAACGAAATGCAATTTTGGCACTTGCGCATTTTAAAGAGGCATCAGCAATTCCTGATTTAATTGGTGTTATGAAAGATGATCCAAGGCCAGTACTTCGCGGAACAGCAGCATGGGCGCTTGGGAAAATTGGTGGAGATGGCGTGGGCGAAGCCATTGAAAAAGCGATGCAACGTGAGAAAGACGAAGAGGTTCTTCATGAAATGAATCGCGGACTTGAATTGTTAGCGCAGAAAAAAGAGTAGATAATATCTCCCTTTTTCATATTGTAATATGGGAGGGAGACGAAATGGTTGTAAAAATAAATATTGAAAAGCAAGTACAACAATTTTTAGCATATGTAACAGAGAAACGAACAAATGTAGATGGTATTGCTGAAGATTTATTACAAATAGCAAAGAGAAAGAGACTATTGTTTCAAAAGCGTAATGCAGATATAGTGAAAGCAACTGCGGATGTTTCTTTCATGAGACAATTAAATAATAGCAATCATCAAGAAATTGATTATCAAATACATTTTAAATATTTAATTAAGCATAAAGAATTATTTTATATTGAAGAGGAACAATTAAAACGAAGAGTTTGTTTAAATAATAGCCAGGTAATAGGTGATTATGCTATTGAAGCGCCAGAAGCAGTTGGAATGAGTGAGACATTGGAGAGGGAAGTTACAAAAGAGAAATACGGTTCCTATCAGTATAACCGTTTAGAGGCAGTTAAATATGCAGAGCGTTGGTGGGATGATCGAAATCCTGTATATCGTAATTTCCCTGATAATTGTACGAATTTTATTTCTCAATGTCTTCATACTGGAGAAGTACCAATGAATGGATATCCTAATATTCGTAAAGGATGGTGGCAAAGGGAGAATCAATGGAGTTGGAGCTGGGCTGTCGCGCACTCTTTTTATTGGTATTTGTCAGGTGCTACAACAGGGCTTCGAGCAGAAGCAGTAGAAAGACCAGAGGACCTTATTCTTGGTGATGTCATAGCTTATGATTTCGAGGATGATGGTAGGTGGAATCATACGACGATTGTAGTAGCGAAAGACGCAGATGGTATGCCACTTGTAAATGCACATTCAGCGAATAGCCGTCGGCGTTATTGGAACTATGAAGATTCTAGTAAATATACACCACAAATGAAATATAAATTCTTTCATATTATTAATGGGTAGAGATTTTTCGCTCAAGTGGTATAATACGTAGTAGACAAAAAACAGAGGTGAATATCGCGTGGGAGTACATGTTGTTTTATATCAACCAGAAATTCCAGCAAATACGGGCAATATTGCTCGTACTTGTGCAGCAACTGGAACAGAATTACATTTGATTAGACCGCTTGGATTTTCAACGGATGATAAAATGTTAAAGCGTGCAGGATTAGATTATTGGCAGCACGTGAAAATTACGTATTATGATTCAATTGAAGAGTTTTACGAGAAAAATAAAGACGGTGAATTCTTCTATTTAACAAAGTATGGTGAGAAAGCTCATACAGCGTTTGATTATAGCAAACGTGAGAAGGA
This genomic window from Bacillus anthracis str. Vollum contains:
- the queG gene encoding tRNA epoxyqueuosine(34) reductase QueG; its protein translation is MDFEQLKQDVIAYSKTIGIDKIGFASASPFEELKQRLIQQQQLNYQSGFEEPDIEKRTNPQLLLSGAKSIIAIALAYPSKLKNAPLSKRGERRGIFCRASWGQDYHLVLRDRLQKLEAYLIEKLPDIEVKSMVDTGELSDRAVSERAGIGWSGKNCSIITPEFGSYVYLGEMITNVPFPPDQPIEDQCGSCTKCIDICPTGALIQGGQLDSKKCIAFLTQTKGFLPEEYRDKIGNRIYGCDTCQTVCPKNKGMDFHNHPEMEPDPELVKPLLTPLLTISNRDFKEKYGIMSGSWRGKKPLQRNAILALAHFKEASAIPDLIGVMKDDPRPVLRGTAAWALGKIGGDGVGEAIEKAMQREKDEEVLHEMNRGLELLAQKKE
- a CDS encoding transglycosylase domain-containing protein gives rise to the protein MKERVLSRVNYHQKVALNPMTKFFYKAIILLLLLSFTLLFIGNVMIEQSDISKLHVPAKLEVPESLTHAFIATEDKRFYHHNGLDYIAIIRASVENIKAGGVVQGGSTITQQLSKNAFLTNERTFSRKWKEIFYTKKIERTFTKDEILKLYVSNIYYGEGAWGIEKAANLYFGKKVSQLTLAESAMMAAVVKAPAYYSPAQNYDKAVERRNVVLRLMEKEGYINHDEYMQAVSEKLVIRHDIKTERSMLNHAREKAVS
- the trmL gene encoding tRNA (uridine(34)/cytosine(34)/5-carboxymethylaminomethyluridine(34)-2'-O)-methyltransferase TrmL gives rise to the protein MGVHVVLYQPEIPANTGNIARTCAATGTELHLIRPLGFSTDDKMLKRAGLDYWQHVKITYYDSIEEFYEKNKDGEFFYLTKYGEKAHTAFDYSKREKDYYFVFGRETNGLPANVIEENFDHCLRIPMTDKVRSLNLSNTAAILIYEAFRQQNYPGLDLEIVY
- a CDS encoding DsbA family protein yields the protein MKSSNKLMALGIVFSIAVLIVIGTIVYSIINDKKDKGNEMFAYSTQQSLGKDDAPVKVVEFGDFKCPACRTWDVTVLPRLKEEYIDKGKVQLYFINFPFIGKDSDLGAAAGEAIYKQDQDSFWIFYDEIYQSQKKDTEEWITEELLLNIVKEKLPKIDVEQFKKDLHSKEIKEKVRKDSDRAQKLKVQGAPSVYVNGNLANPDFDSLKKAIDKELKK
- a CDS encoding amidase domain-containing protein, translating into MVVKINIEKQVQQFLAYVTEKRTNVDGIAEDLLQIAKRKRLLFQKRNADIVKATADVSFMRQLNNSNHQEIDYQIHFKYLIKHKELFYIEEEQLKRRVCLNNSQVIGDYAIEAPEAVGMSETLEREVTKEKYGSYQYNRLEAVKYAERWWDDRNPVYRNFPDNCTNFISQCLHTGEVPMNGYPNIRKGWWQRENQWSWSWAVAHSFYWYLSGATTGLRAEAVERPEDLILGDVIAYDFEDDGRWNHTTIVVAKDADGMPLVNAHSANSRRRYWNYEDSSKYTPQMKYKFFHIING